In Gimesia chilikensis, one DNA window encodes the following:
- a CDS encoding outer membrane protein assembly factor BamB family protein has protein sequence MSGWKMPKYLILALLVMGLCSENLQAQRLNESSVGLTVPTQRSLVKHNLERVWWGQATVDPHRDRIVHLTLDEVNLYAISTSGIITAFNNETGKKLWATQMGRGNNISYPPVTNSKYVFITVGTKIYSIDRMNGEIDWELQLPTSASTSPTVDEDALYVGTLNGRVYAWNLRRLKELSGESKLPAWRDLAIRWTFQTGDAITTPSIVTPRALVFASQDGSLYSVTLTDRKLTYQFETDAPIATNLAENKNSVYLASEDQNLYCLNILNGIVRWRIRTSFPIRIPVMVLENEVYLSSRKSGLFQLSSETGMEEWWQPLGSSFLSMSPTRVYASDELGNLLVLSRKDGALLSAVPLRKYQVKLMNELTDRIFCASESGVILCLKQKDLPFPIRFKHQDKYPILPEVAPEPAADNANTEAPATENPVQ, from the coding sequence ATGTCTGGTTGGAAGATGCCCAAGTATTTGATTCTGGCGCTACTGGTTATGGGGCTGTGCTCTGAAAATCTGCAGGCGCAACGCTTAAACGAATCATCCGTGGGACTGACGGTTCCAACCCAGCGTTCGCTGGTCAAGCATAATCTGGAACGGGTCTGGTGGGGCCAGGCCACTGTGGATCCTCACCGGGACCGCATCGTGCATCTCACACTGGATGAAGTGAATCTATACGCGATTTCCACTTCCGGGATCATCACTGCTTTCAACAACGAAACCGGAAAGAAACTCTGGGCGACTCAGATGGGGCGGGGGAACAATATCAGTTACCCGCCGGTTACGAACTCAAAATATGTCTTTATCACGGTGGGAACGAAAATCTATTCCATCGACCGGATGAACGGTGAGATCGACTGGGAACTGCAGCTTCCCACATCCGCCTCCACCAGCCCGACCGTTGACGAAGACGCGCTTTACGTCGGCACGCTGAATGGTCGTGTCTACGCCTGGAATCTGCGAAGGTTGAAAGAGCTGAGCGGCGAATCCAAGTTACCCGCCTGGCGTGATCTTGCCATTCGCTGGACCTTCCAGACAGGCGATGCCATTACGACTCCTTCAATTGTGACTCCCCGTGCCCTGGTATTTGCCAGTCAGGATGGATCGCTGTATTCCGTCACTTTGACCGATCGGAAGTTGACCTATCAGTTTGAAACCGACGCCCCGATTGCCACCAATCTGGCAGAAAATAAGAATAGTGTGTACCTCGCTTCCGAGGATCAGAATCTGTACTGCCTGAATATTCTCAACGGTATTGTCCGCTGGAGAATCCGTACCTCATTCCCAATCCGAATTCCGGTCATGGTTCTGGAGAACGAAGTCTATCTCTCTTCACGCAAGAGTGGTCTGTTCCAGCTGTCCAGTGAAACCGGTATGGAAGAATGGTGGCAGCCACTGGGTTCGAGTTTTCTTTCGATGTCTCCCACCCGGGTCTATGCCTCGGATGAACTGGGCAATCTGCTCGTACTGTCCCGCAAGGACGGCGCACTGCTCTCAGCGGTTCCTTTACGAAAATATCAGGTCAAACTCATGAACGAGCTGACCGATCGTATTTTCTGTGCTTCTGAATCAGGCGTCATTCTGTGTCTCAAACAGAAAGATCTGCCGTTCCCGATTCGCTTCAAGCATCAGGATAAATATCCGATTCTCCCCGAAGTGGCTCCCGAACCTGCTGCCGATAATGCGAATACCGAAGCTCCGGCGACTGAAAACCCTGTGCAGTAA
- a CDS encoding HEAT repeat domain-containing protein: MKLPCSALMFPGVFRLAVVLCLTLGLCHSAQEVRADLIKLKQGGEIRGKLLKESAGGETTRTIETLSGGRISVDAQQIDFVTNRPLVIEEYESRAHQIKNTVEAHLELSEWCRENFLTTPRLQELEKVIELDPDHEQARAALGYTLRDGEWMTRDQIMRKNGYVKYKGRYVSSAELELLEKNQADLEAERAWSKKINLWVTWLTSQNPQYQSEGLQNIQNINDPNAVAGLARNLGKHENLSLRSLLVTTLQQIPGHLPLRPLAELALTDPHQAIRDAALQALSARDASQAIVFFIEALKHKSNLIVQRAGAGLAAIGDREVVPELIDALTTSHTYRVRVPDATSTYSFNSNGSFGGSGVVLPPEIEAGLLAGRYPNGVIVLPSQQPKVRMRTVSVKHVHQNSAVLDALQKLTEQNFGYNQRLWRLWWSSVENQTGIIPAIP; the protein is encoded by the coding sequence ATGAAACTCCCCTGCTCTGCTTTGATGTTTCCAGGCGTTTTCAGACTGGCGGTGGTCCTGTGTTTGACACTGGGACTGTGTCATTCGGCGCAAGAGGTTCGCGCCGATCTGATCAAGCTGAAACAGGGAGGAGAAATTCGCGGTAAGCTGCTCAAAGAGAGCGCTGGTGGCGAGACCACACGCACCATCGAAACGCTGAGTGGAGGTCGCATCAGCGTCGATGCTCAGCAGATCGATTTCGTTACGAACCGCCCCCTGGTGATAGAAGAATATGAATCCAGGGCGCACCAGATAAAGAACACTGTCGAAGCCCATCTGGAGCTTTCGGAATGGTGTCGCGAGAATTTCCTGACGACGCCTCGTCTACAGGAGCTGGAAAAAGTGATTGAGCTTGATCCCGATCACGAGCAAGCACGGGCCGCCCTGGGATATACCTTACGTGATGGCGAATGGATGACCCGCGACCAGATCATGCGGAAAAACGGCTATGTGAAGTACAAGGGCCGCTATGTCTCATCTGCAGAACTGGAACTGCTGGAAAAAAATCAGGCGGACCTGGAAGCTGAGCGTGCCTGGAGCAAAAAAATCAATCTGTGGGTCACCTGGCTCACCAGCCAGAATCCGCAATACCAGTCCGAAGGACTGCAGAACATTCAGAATATCAACGATCCCAACGCGGTCGCCGGTCTGGCCAGGAACTTGGGGAAACATGAGAATCTGAGTCTGCGGTCTCTACTGGTAACGACTTTGCAGCAGATCCCCGGACACCTGCCGTTACGTCCGCTGGCAGAACTGGCACTGACAGATCCGCATCAGGCGATTCGCGATGCAGCACTGCAGGCGCTTTCTGCACGCGATGCGTCTCAGGCGATCGTCTTTTTTATTGAAGCGTTGAAGCACAAATCGAATCTGATCGTCCAGCGAGCCGGAGCGGGACTGGCGGCGATTGGAGATCGGGAGGTCGTCCCTGAACTGATCGACGCCCTGACGACCAGCCATACTTATCGGGTTCGCGTTCCGGATGCCACTTCGACGTACAGTTTCAACAGCAATGGATCGTTCGGCGGTTCAGGAGTGGTGTTGCCACCCGAGATAGAAGCGGGACTGCTGGCCGGGCGTTATCCCAACGGGGTAATCGTCTTGCCCTCACAGCAACCCAAGGTCCGCATGCGGACTGTCTCAGTCAAACATGTCCACCAGAACAGCGCGGTGCTGGATGCCCTGCAGAAGTTGACCGAGCAGAATTTCGGTTACAACCAGCGATTGTGGCGACTCTGGTGGTCATCGGTTGAAAACCAGACGGGAATCATCCCCGCGATTCCGTGA
- a CDS encoding sulfotransferase family protein, with protein sequence MNSIITEAVQLLQQNQPQKAEALLSPYYYANLDNSQFLHFYALAKSQSGQHSVGVDLLKKAIELQPRISEYHHNLAAIYRQLGEFQLSEDHYLTAIRLKPDYAEAYFNYSATRKFTPDDPVIEMIEQQAARDDLSDEDRCFLGFAGGKIFNDLKDYDKAFFYYELGNQSRKVQFDIQKHRQGIDQVIEVFSAETIRELSQYGLQTDLPVFIIGMPRTGTTLVEQILSSHPDVHGAGELSDISSIAGTMPRHTPGQTPYPECIRQLPVNAFSGFGKAYLQRLRNFNQSASRVINKMPGNYLYLGLIAILFPQAKVIHCRRDPLDTCLSCYFQRFRTGHDYSHDLKDLGLYYREYERLMAHWQQVLPHQPYELAYADLVQNQEAISRELVEFIGVDWDDQCLDFHANQRPVTTASNWQVRRPMNRSGLERWKNYNQHLDGLRQVLAGEEN encoded by the coding sequence ATGAACAGCATCATCACGGAAGCGGTCCAGTTACTGCAGCAGAATCAGCCGCAAAAAGCAGAAGCGTTATTAAGCCCCTACTATTATGCGAATCTGGACAATTCCCAGTTTCTGCACTTTTATGCCTTGGCAAAATCTCAGTCAGGTCAGCACAGCGTAGGGGTGGATCTGCTCAAAAAAGCCATTGAACTGCAACCGCGGATTTCCGAATATCACCATAACCTGGCCGCGATCTACCGCCAGCTTGGTGAGTTTCAGCTGTCTGAAGATCACTATTTAACCGCGATCCGGTTGAAGCCTGATTACGCAGAGGCTTATTTCAATTACTCCGCTACGCGAAAGTTCACACCCGATGATCCGGTAATTGAAATGATTGAGCAACAGGCAGCCCGCGATGATCTCAGCGATGAAGACCGCTGCTTCCTTGGTTTTGCCGGCGGTAAAATATTCAATGATCTCAAAGATTACGATAAGGCGTTTTTCTACTACGAGCTGGGTAATCAAAGCCGCAAGGTGCAGTTCGATATTCAAAAACATCGTCAGGGAATCGATCAGGTCATTGAAGTCTTCTCTGCAGAAACGATTCGAGAATTGTCTCAATACGGCCTGCAGACAGACCTGCCGGTTTTTATCATAGGAATGCCACGTACAGGAACGACTCTGGTAGAACAGATCCTCTCCAGTCACCCGGATGTGCACGGGGCAGGGGAACTCAGTGACATCTCCAGTATCGCCGGCACCATGCCGCGTCATACTCCCGGGCAGACTCCATATCCTGAGTGCATCCGTCAACTGCCTGTCAATGCATTCTCTGGGTTTGGAAAAGCCTATCTTCAGCGTCTGCGTAACTTTAACCAAAGTGCCAGTCGCGTCATCAATAAAATGCCGGGAAATTATCTTTACCTGGGGCTCATTGCCATTCTGTTTCCCCAGGCGAAAGTCATTCATTGCCGTCGCGATCCCCTCGATACCTGTCTCTCCTGTTACTTTCAGCGGTTTCGCACCGGTCACGATTACTCGCATGATCTCAAAGATCTGGGGCTCTACTACCGCGAATATGAGCGATTGATGGCGCACTGGCAACAGGTTCTGCCCCACCAGCCTTACGAACTGGCATACGCCGACCTGGTTCAGAATCAGGAAGCCATTTCCCGGGAACTGGTTGAATTCATCGGCGTCGACTGGGATGACCAGTGCCTGGACTTTCATGCCAATCAGCGTCCTGTGACGACTGCAAGTAACTGGCAGGTAAGGCGTCCCATGAACCGTTCCGGCCTGGAGCGGTGGAAGAACTACAATCAGCATCTGGACGGCTTACGTCAGGTGCTGGCCGGTGAAGAAAACTGA